One genomic window of Gallaecimonas sp. GXIMD4217 includes the following:
- a CDS encoding TIGR04211 family SH3 domain-containing protein → MLKRVLLACLALMAPVLMSTPAQAAEQAYISEDIFIYVHSGPSRQYRIIGSITAGEPVTVLERAEEFIKVKGADKEGWVESRYVTEQASFRITGPRLQQQLAQARAEIDRLSSGKNALGSELNDMQDQNQRLNAMVKQQSARIAELEAQVASMDQSNLMGWFLYGGGVAGGGLILGLLLPLLIPRKKRKDMWA, encoded by the coding sequence ATGTTGAAACGCGTGCTGCTTGCCTGCCTGGCCCTGATGGCGCCAGTGCTGATGTCGACGCCGGCCCAGGCCGCCGAACAGGCCTACATCAGCGAAGACATCTTTATCTATGTCCATTCCGGCCCCTCCCGCCAATACCGCATCATCGGCTCCATCACCGCCGGCGAGCCGGTGACCGTGCTGGAAAGGGCCGAGGAGTTCATCAAGGTCAAGGGCGCCGACAAGGAAGGCTGGGTGGAAAGCCGCTACGTGACCGAACAGGCCAGCTTCCGCATCACCGGGCCCCGCCTGCAGCAGCAGTTGGCCCAGGCCCGTGCCGAGATCGACCGGCTCAGCAGCGGCAAGAACGCCCTGGGCAGCGAGCTAAACGACATGCAGGACCAGAACCAGCGCCTGAACGCCATGGTCAAGCAGCAGAGCGCCAGGATCGCCGAGCTGGAAGCCCAGGTGGCCAGCATGGATCAGTCCAACCTGATGGGCTGGTTCCTCTACGGTGGCGGCGTGGCCGGTGGCGGCCTGATCCTGGGCCTTTTGCTGCCGCTGTTGATACCGCGCAAGAAACGCAAGGACATGTGGGCTTAA
- the putA gene encoding bifunctional proline dehydrogenase/L-glutamate gamma-semialdehyde dehydrogenase PutA → MFNASQVIAPDYQVPDLATLRQIITDNYAVDEEAYVAELLKLVPSEDERTARVTRDADHLVTKVRQHHKAGEGIDAFLQQYSLETQEGIILMCLAEALLRIPDADTAEALIKDKLSGADWAKHFKQSESLLVNASTWGLMLTGKVLNLDRNIDGSPANLLNRMINRLGEPVVRKAMYAAMKIMGKQFVLGRNINEALKASRKSRKQGYTHSYDMLGEAALTMKDAERYFSEYANAIQALGQEQYDESEAPRPTISIKLSALHPRYDVQNQDRVVTEMVDIVSRLVQLARDNNVGLQIDAEEADRLELSLDLFEKVYRGPAAKGWGNFGIVVQAYSKRALPVLLWLTRLAKEQGDLIPVRLVKGAYWDTELKLCQQAGLAGYPVYTRKAGTDCSYLACARFLLSDHTKEAIYPQFASHNAQTVVAIKDMAAGRPFEYQRLWGMGDELYDTVLEENPGQPVRIYAPVGNHKDLLPYLVRRLLENGANSSFVHKLVDPKTPVASLVAHPVETLSAQPSLANHKIPLPADIYGTRKNSGGINLHIQSEAQPFIEAMAPFKDHQWQGASIVGGQDMAGKAVEVRSPQNNEDLVGTIQWAQEDAVDKALELAHGAFPRWNSTPVEERAQALEKLADLMEEHQAELIAIVTREAGRILQDGIDEVREAVDFCRYYAAQARTLFNGAELLPGPTGELNELFVQGRGVFVCISPWNFPLAIFMGQVAAALATGNTVIAKPAEQTCLVGYRAIQLALEAGIPADVLQFLPGDGATVGARLTADERVAGVVFTGSTQTAKIINRTLAGREGPIVPLIAETGGQNAMIVDSTALPEQVVNDVIGSSFTSAGQRCSALRVLYLQDDIAERVLELLTGAMQELVIGDPWQYKTDIGPVIDQDAKAELDAHLAAVTQSGKLIAEAPMPAETAKGSFVTPTAVEIGGIEELSKENFGPILHVVRYRAQDLDKVIDAINGTGYGLTLGIHTRNESKAMAIADKANVGNCYINRNQIGAMVGTQPFGGQGLSGTGPKAGGPHYLYRFVTEKTRTNNITAVGGNATLLSLGDD, encoded by the coding sequence ATGTTCAATGCAAGCCAAGTCATAGCGCCTGATTACCAGGTTCCCGACCTCGCCACCCTGCGCCAAATCATCACCGACAACTACGCGGTGGACGAGGAAGCCTACGTGGCCGAGCTGCTCAAGCTGGTTCCCAGCGAAGACGAGCGGACCGCCAGGGTGACCCGGGACGCCGACCACCTGGTGACCAAGGTGCGCCAGCACCACAAGGCCGGTGAAGGCATAGACGCCTTCCTGCAGCAGTACAGCCTGGAGACCCAGGAAGGCATCATCCTGATGTGCCTGGCCGAGGCCCTGCTGCGCATCCCCGACGCCGACACCGCCGAGGCGCTGATCAAGGACAAGCTGTCCGGCGCCGACTGGGCCAAGCACTTCAAGCAGTCCGAGTCGCTGCTGGTCAACGCCTCCACCTGGGGCCTGATGCTGACCGGCAAGGTGCTGAACCTGGACCGCAACATCGACGGCAGCCCCGCCAACCTCCTCAACCGCATGATCAACCGCCTCGGTGAGCCGGTGGTGCGCAAGGCCATGTACGCGGCCATGAAGATCATGGGCAAGCAGTTCGTACTGGGCCGCAACATCAATGAGGCCCTCAAGGCGTCACGCAAGTCCCGCAAACAGGGCTACACCCACTCCTACGACATGCTGGGCGAGGCGGCCCTGACCATGAAGGACGCCGAGCGTTACTTCAGCGAGTACGCCAACGCCATCCAGGCCCTGGGCCAGGAGCAGTACGACGAGTCCGAGGCGCCGCGCCCGACCATCTCCATCAAGCTGTCCGCCCTGCATCCCCGCTACGACGTGCAGAACCAGGATCGCGTGGTCACCGAGATGGTGGACATCGTCTCCCGCCTGGTGCAGCTGGCCCGCGACAACAACGTCGGCCTGCAGATCGATGCCGAGGAAGCCGATCGCCTGGAGCTGTCCCTGGATCTGTTCGAGAAGGTCTACCGCGGCCCGGCCGCCAAGGGCTGGGGCAACTTCGGCATAGTGGTGCAGGCCTATTCCAAGCGCGCCCTGCCGGTGCTGCTGTGGCTGACCCGCCTGGCCAAGGAGCAGGGCGACCTGATCCCGGTGCGCCTGGTCAAGGGCGCCTACTGGGACACCGAGCTCAAGCTGTGCCAGCAGGCCGGCCTGGCCGGCTACCCGGTCTATACCAGGAAGGCCGGCACCGACTGTTCCTACCTGGCCTGTGCCCGCTTCCTGCTCAGCGACCACACCAAAGAAGCCATCTACCCGCAGTTCGCCAGCCACAACGCCCAGACCGTGGTGGCCATCAAGGATATGGCCGCAGGCCGTCCCTTCGAATACCAGCGCCTGTGGGGCATGGGCGACGAACTCTACGACACCGTCCTGGAAGAGAACCCGGGCCAGCCGGTGCGCATCTACGCCCCCGTGGGCAACCACAAGGATCTGCTGCCCTACCTGGTACGCCGCCTGCTGGAAAACGGCGCCAACAGCTCCTTCGTCCACAAGCTGGTGGATCCCAAGACCCCGGTGGCCAGCCTGGTCGCCCACCCGGTCGAGACCCTGAGCGCCCAGCCCAGCCTGGCCAACCACAAGATCCCGCTGCCGGCAGACATCTACGGCACCCGTAAGAATTCCGGAGGTATCAACTTGCATATCCAATCCGAGGCCCAGCCCTTCATCGAGGCCATGGCGCCCTTCAAGGACCACCAGTGGCAAGGCGCCAGCATCGTCGGCGGCCAGGACATGGCCGGCAAGGCCGTGGAGGTCCGCTCGCCCCAGAACAACGAGGATCTGGTCGGTACCATCCAGTGGGCCCAGGAAGACGCCGTCGACAAGGCCCTGGAACTGGCCCACGGCGCCTTCCCGCGCTGGAACAGCACCCCGGTCGAAGAGCGCGCCCAGGCCCTGGAGAAGCTCGCCGACCTGATGGAAGAGCACCAGGCGGAGCTGATCGCCATCGTCACCCGCGAAGCCGGCCGCATCCTCCAGGACGGCATCGACGAGGTGCGCGAGGCCGTGGACTTTTGCCGCTACTACGCCGCCCAGGCCCGCACCCTGTTCAACGGCGCCGAACTGCTGCCGGGACCGACAGGCGAACTGAACGAGCTGTTTGTCCAGGGCCGCGGCGTCTTCGTCTGCATCAGCCCCTGGAACTTCCCCCTAGCCATCTTCATGGGCCAGGTGGCCGCGGCCCTGGCCACCGGCAACACCGTCATCGCCAAGCCCGCCGAGCAGACCTGCCTGGTAGGCTACCGTGCCATCCAGCTGGCCCTGGAAGCGGGCATCCCCGCCGACGTGCTGCAGTTCCTGCCCGGTGACGGCGCCACCGTCGGCGCCCGCCTGACCGCCGACGAGCGCGTGGCCGGCGTGGTCTTCACCGGCTCCACCCAGACCGCCAAGATCATCAACCGCACCCTGGCCGGCCGCGAAGGCCCGATCGTGCCGCTGATCGCCGAAACCGGCGGCCAGAACGCCATGATCGTCGACTCCACCGCCCTGCCCGAACAGGTGGTCAACGACGTCATCGGCTCTTCCTTCACCTCCGCCGGCCAGCGCTGCTCCGCCCTGCGGGTGCTCTACCTCCAGGACGACATCGCCGAGCGGGTACTGGAGCTGCTCACCGGCGCCATGCAGGAGCTGGTGATCGGCGACCCCTGGCAGTACAAGACCGACATCGGCCCCGTCATCGACCAGGACGCCAAGGCCGAGCTGGACGCCCACCTGGCCGCCGTCACCCAGAGCGGCAAGCTGATCGCCGAAGCCCCCATGCCGGCCGAGACCGCCAAGGGCTCCTTCGTCACCCCCACCGCAGTGGAAATTGGCGGCATCGAGGAGCTGAGCAAGGAGAATTTCGGTCCCATACTGCACGTGGTCCGCTACCGGGCCCAGGATCTGGACAAGGTCATCGACGCCATCAACGGCACCGGCTACGGCCTGACCCTGGGGATCCACACCCGTAACGAGTCCAAGGCCATGGCGATCGCCGACAAGGCCAATGTGGGCAACTGCTACATCAACCGCAACCAGATCGGCGCCATGGTCGGCACCCAGCCCTTCGGCGGCCAGGGCCTGTCCGGCACCGGTCCCAAGGCCGGCGGTCCCCACTACCTGTACCGCTTCGTGACCGAGAAGACCCGCACCAACAACATCACCGCCGTGGGCGGCAACGCCACCCTGCTGAGCCTGGGCGACGACTGA
- a CDS encoding porin family protein, whose product MKKALTLSCLALLSLSVQAKDDYYDGRYVLADGAFLGTELGSHNLNLKALSGGVGYQFNPHLGIEARFLAGLADDSFNNGAGRTTLKLESGWSGYLVPTLPLNEQWGLHALLGVSRLKVRLDDGISSLDGSEDDFSYGLGAQFHYSRHGRLSLEYVSLLDKHGLKVDSLNLGLRYHF is encoded by the coding sequence ATGAAAAAAGCACTGACCCTTTCCTGCCTTGCCCTGCTGTCCCTGAGCGTCCAGGCCAAGGACGACTATTATGACGGCCGCTATGTCCTGGCCGACGGCGCCTTCCTCGGCACCGAGCTGGGCAGCCACAACCTGAACCTCAAGGCCCTCAGCGGCGGCGTCGGTTACCAGTTCAACCCCCACCTGGGGATCGAAGCCCGCTTCCTGGCCGGCCTGGCCGACGACAGCTTCAACAACGGCGCCGGCCGCACCACACTCAAGCTGGAAAGCGGCTGGAGCGGCTACCTGGTCCCCACCCTGCCCCTGAACGAGCAATGGGGTCTCCATGCCCTGCTCGGCGTCAGCCGGCTCAAGGTAAGGCTGGATGACGGCATCAGCAGCCTGGATGGCTCAGAGGACGACTTCAGCTACGGTCTGGGTGCCCAGTTCCACTACTCCCGCCATGGCCGGCTCAGCCTGGAGTACGTCAGCCTGCTCGACAAGCACGGCCTGAAGGTCGACAGCCTCAACCTGGGCCTGCGTTACCACTTCTAA
- a CDS encoding porin family protein, protein MKKLITAAALVLASTSALAAQGPYIGAHYSALEVEDSGFDVDLGVLGAQAGYNFNEFFAIEGRLGFGISDDSIFGTDVELENYYGAYLVPQFQFNEVFGAYALLGFTKGKIKVSGFGSDSEDDFGYAIGARFNVAENANLFVEYGQLMDTHGVEFNTVTAGFNYRF, encoded by the coding sequence ATGAAAAAGCTTATCACCGCAGCCGCTCTGGTTCTGGCCTCCACTTCCGCCCTGGCCGCCCAAGGCCCCTACATCGGCGCCCATTACAGTGCCCTGGAAGTCGAAGACAGCGGCTTCGACGTCGATCTGGGCGTGCTGGGTGCCCAGGCCGGTTACAACTTCAACGAGTTCTTTGCCATCGAAGGCCGCCTGGGCTTTGGCATCTCCGATGACAGCATCTTCGGTACCGACGTGGAGCTGGAAAACTACTATGGCGCCTACCTGGTGCCCCAGTTCCAGTTCAACGAGGTCTTTGGTGCCTATGCCCTGCTGGGTTTCACCAAGGGCAAGATCAAGGTTTCCGGTTTTGGCTCCGACAGCGAAGACGATTTCGGCTACGCCATCGGCGCCCGCTTCAATGTGGCCGAGAATGCCAACCTGTTCGTGGAATACGGCCAGCTGATGGACACCCATGGTGTCGAATTCAACACCGTCACCGCCGGTTTCAACTACCGCTTCTAA
- a CDS encoding general secretion pathway protein GspB, with protein MSLLAKALRQQQALPETQPGRGGFLFDGRLWLSRALLVLLLALLGLAGHWAWPSIRAMAMAQGPDAKTLAPERATPAPAEPKVRSVSIQAEPKPAIPDPFLVPKPKPRLEVPRLPPPVTAVAPELPPIRYTGHFYASVPAERWIRLNGRQLREGDSLVPGVVVVSIAAEGAELAHGGRRQWLNALTDWPVQ; from the coding sequence ATGAGCCTGCTGGCCAAGGCCCTCAGGCAGCAGCAGGCCCTGCCGGAAACGCAACCCGGCCGGGGCGGCTTCCTGTTCGACGGCCGGCTCTGGCTGAGCCGGGCGTTGCTGGTGCTGCTGTTGGCCTTGCTGGGCCTGGCCGGTCATTGGGCCTGGCCGAGCATCCGGGCCATGGCAATGGCTCAAGGCCCCGACGCGAAGACCCTGGCGCCCGAGCGGGCGACACCTGCCCCGGCCGAGCCAAAGGTGCGGTCCGTTTCAATTCAGGCCGAGCCGAAGCCGGCCATCCCGGATCCCTTCCTGGTGCCGAAGCCGAAACCCAGGCTGGAGGTGCCGCGGCTGCCGCCGCCCGTGACCGCCGTGGCCCCGGAGCTGCCGCCCATCCGCTATACCGGCCATTTCTACGCCTCGGTGCCGGCCGAGCGCTGGATCAGGCTCAACGGCCGGCAGCTTCGTGAAGGTGACAGCCTGGTACCCGGGGTGGTGGTGGTCAGTATCGCCGCCGAAGGGGCCGAGCTGGCCCATGGTGGCCGCCGCCAGTGGCTGAATGCCCTGACCGACTGGCCGGTACAATAA
- a CDS encoding AAA family ATPase, protein MYESYFQLSENPFSIAPNPQFLYMSERHREALAHLMFGLRETGGFVMLTGEVGTGKTTVSRRLLKELPEHTDLAFILNPMLTETELLASLCDELKIPYPDQPSLKQLTDVIQAFLLENHQKGRQTVLLVDEAQHLKVSVLEQLRLLTNLETDTQKLLKVILIGQPELNQLLRRRELRQLSQRITARYHLLPLGRKDTGHYVRHRLRIAGREAPLFTGAAIRALHRHSGGIPRLINLLCDRALLGAYGLEKDRVDSRTLALAAREVLQDPAEPRTATPWLGLAAGAALGATALFFFWPGGESVQPAAEPPAAAQTLAKPAVMTVLPGDRDRISLAAFDKLFRRWGMAIPTGEPCQQAQLVGLRCLRQHLPWRELIALGRPAVLELLDDSGERFYGLLDRVEDGRYGLRLSQGQYQVDANWLDGHYRGQAMLLWQPPAGFSEPLAPGMSGPLVDWLAQALSQVDGEPALASPYDARLLERVRRFQARQGLKADGLAGENTLVRLNMVLGKPGPTLEQNG, encoded by the coding sequence ATGTACGAGTCGTATTTCCAGCTCAGCGAGAACCCCTTTTCCATCGCCCCCAACCCCCAGTTCCTCTACATGAGCGAACGGCACCGGGAGGCCCTGGCGCACCTGATGTTCGGGCTCAGGGAAACGGGCGGCTTCGTGATGCTGACCGGCGAGGTGGGCACCGGCAAGACCACGGTATCGCGGCGGCTCTTGAAGGAGCTGCCCGAGCACACCGATCTGGCCTTCATCCTCAACCCCATGCTCACCGAGACCGAGCTGCTGGCCAGCCTCTGCGACGAGCTGAAGATCCCCTACCCGGACCAGCCCAGCCTCAAGCAGCTCACCGACGTGATCCAGGCCTTCCTGCTGGAAAACCACCAAAAGGGCCGCCAGACGGTGTTGCTGGTGGACGAGGCCCAGCACCTCAAGGTGTCGGTGCTGGAGCAGCTCAGGCTGCTGACCAACCTGGAGACCGACACCCAGAAGCTGCTCAAGGTGATCCTGATCGGCCAGCCGGAGCTGAACCAGTTGCTTCGGCGCCGGGAGCTCAGGCAGCTGTCCCAGCGTATCACCGCCCGCTATCACCTGCTGCCGCTTGGTCGCAAGGACACCGGCCATTATGTGCGCCACCGGCTGCGCATCGCCGGGCGCGAGGCGCCGCTCTTTACCGGCGCCGCCATCCGCGCCTTGCACCGCCACAGCGGCGGCATACCGCGGCTGATCAACCTGCTCTGCGATCGGGCCCTGCTGGGGGCCTATGGCCTGGAGAAGGACAGGGTCGACAGCAGGACCCTGGCGCTGGCCGCCCGGGAGGTGCTGCAGGACCCCGCCGAGCCCCGCACCGCCACGCCCTGGCTGGGGCTGGCCGCCGGTGCCGCCCTGGGGGCCACGGCGCTGTTTTTCTTCTGGCCCGGGGGCGAAAGCGTGCAGCCGGCCGCCGAGCCCCCTGCCGCCGCCCAAACCCTGGCAAAGCCGGCGGTGATGACGGTGCTGCCGGGGGACAGGGACAGGATCTCCCTGGCCGCCTTCGACAAGCTGTTCCGGCGCTGGGGCATGGCCATCCCCACGGGCGAGCCCTGCCAGCAGGCACAGCTGGTGGGCCTGCGCTGCCTGCGCCAGCATCTGCCCTGGCGGGAGCTGATCGCCCTGGGCCGGCCGGCGGTGCTGGAGCTGCTGGACGACAGCGGCGAGCGCTTCTATGGGCTGCTGGACAGGGTCGAGGACGGCCGCTACGGGCTCAGGCTCAGCCAGGGACAATACCAGGTCGATGCCAACTGGCTGGACGGCCACTACCGGGGCCAGGCCATGCTGCTGTGGCAGCCGCCGGCCGGTTTCAGCGAGCCGCTGGCGCCGGGCATGAGCGGCCCCCTGGTGGACTGGCTGGCCCAGGCCCTGAGCCAGGTCGATGGCGAGCCGGCCCTGGCTTCCCCCTATGATGCCCGGCTGCTGGAGCGGGTGCGGCGCTTCCAGGCCCGCCAGGGCCTGAAGGCCGACGGCCTGGCCGGCGAGAACACCCTGGTGCGCCTGAACATGGTGCTGGGCAAGCCGGGGCCGACCCTGGAGCAAAACGGATGA
- a CDS encoding multifunctional CCA addition/repair protein codes for MQIYLVGGAVRDQLLGLPVKDRDHVVVGATVDEMLALGYQQVGRDFPVFLHPVTREEHALARTERKAGHGYTGFTVHAAPDVTLEADLRRRDLTINAMALAEDGVLVDPFGGRADLENRLLRHVSPAFAEDPLRVLRVARFAARFAHLGFRVADQTRALMRHMCQSGELEHLTPERVWKELEGALLSPSPQVFFQVLRDCGALKVLMPELDRLFGIPAPAKWHPEIDTGVHALMVIEQAAGLSDSLRVRFAALCHDFGKGKTPPEKWPSHHGHGQLGLPLIRDFCQRLRVPNDCRDLALLVSDLHCTIHKAAELRPATVIKVFDKLDAWRKPQRVEELLLCCVADFKGRTGFEALDYEQADIMRRYFAAARAVDVQAIVAQGYQGSAIGEQVRRQRVRQVAALRQAQEGDQPQAQ; via the coding sequence GTGCAGATTTATTTGGTGGGGGGCGCGGTCAGGGACCAGCTGCTGGGCCTTCCCGTAAAGGACAGGGACCATGTGGTGGTGGGCGCCACGGTCGACGAGATGCTGGCCCTGGGCTACCAGCAGGTGGGCCGGGACTTCCCGGTGTTCCTGCACCCCGTGACCCGTGAGGAGCACGCCCTGGCCCGCACCGAGCGCAAGGCCGGCCACGGCTATACCGGCTTCACCGTCCATGCCGCCCCGGACGTGACCCTGGAAGCGGATCTGCGTCGCCGCGACCTCACCATCAACGCCATGGCCCTGGCCGAGGACGGCGTCCTGGTGGATCCCTTCGGCGGCCGCGCCGATCTTGAGAACAGGCTGCTGCGCCATGTGTCCCCGGCCTTTGCCGAGGATCCGCTGCGGGTACTCAGGGTGGCCCGCTTCGCCGCCCGCTTCGCCCACCTGGGCTTTCGGGTCGCCGACCAGACCCGGGCGCTGATGCGCCACATGTGCCAGTCCGGGGAGCTGGAGCACCTGACCCCGGAGCGGGTCTGGAAGGAGCTGGAAGGGGCCCTGCTGAGCCCCTCCCCCCAGGTGTTCTTCCAGGTGCTTCGGGACTGCGGCGCCCTCAAGGTGCTGATGCCGGAGCTGGACCGGCTGTTCGGCATCCCAGCCCCGGCCAAGTGGCACCCGGAAATCGATACCGGCGTCCACGCCCTGATGGTCATCGAGCAGGCCGCCGGGCTGTCGGATTCGCTCAGGGTGCGCTTCGCCGCCCTCTGCCACGACTTCGGCAAGGGCAAGACTCCGCCCGAGAAGTGGCCCAGCCACCACGGCCACGGCCAGCTGGGGCTTCCGCTTATCCGCGACTTCTGCCAGCGGCTGCGGGTACCCAACGACTGCCGGGATCTGGCGCTGCTGGTGTCGGATCTGCACTGCACCATCCACAAGGCCGCCGAGCTGCGCCCGGCCACGGTGATCAAGGTGTTCGACAAGCTGGACGCCTGGCGCAAGCCCCAGCGGGTGGAAGAGCTGCTGCTGTGCTGCGTGGCCGACTTCAAGGGTCGCACCGGCTTCGAGGCGCTGGACTACGAGCAGGCCGACATCATGCGCCGCTATTTTGCCGCCGCCAGGGCGGTGGATGTGCAGGCCATAGTGGCCCAGGGATACCAGGGCAGCGCCATCGGCGAGCAGGTGCGCCGACAGCGCGTGCGCCAGGTGGCGGCGTTACGCCAGGCTCAGGAAGGCGATCAGCCCCAGGCCCAGTAG
- a CDS encoding undecaprenyl-diphosphate phosphatase — protein MTWFETLMLALIQGLTEFLPISSSAHLVLPSQVLGWQDQGLAFDVAVHVGTLAAVLIYFRQEVGRMTLAWLASFTGKLDQDGRLAWQIVLATIPLGLFGLLGADFIEEHLRSAWVIAATTLIFAGLLWWADARARQVKDEHQAGWGGAMLIGLAQALALIPGTSRSGITMTAALMLGLNRTAAARFSFLMSIPAIVMAGGYEGMKLIKAGEAVNWQLIGLGALVSFISAITCIHWFLKLLDRLGMLPFVVYRLLLGLGLIAFLSLA, from the coding sequence TTGACCTGGTTCGAAACCCTGATGCTGGCCCTGATCCAGGGCCTGACCGAATTCCTGCCCATTTCCTCCTCCGCCCACCTGGTGCTGCCGTCCCAGGTGCTGGGCTGGCAGGATCAGGGCCTGGCCTTCGACGTGGCCGTGCATGTGGGCACCCTGGCGGCGGTGCTGATCTACTTCCGCCAGGAGGTGGGGCGGATGACGCTGGCCTGGCTGGCCTCCTTCACCGGCAAGCTGGACCAGGACGGCCGCCTGGCCTGGCAGATCGTGCTGGCCACCATACCGCTGGGCCTGTTCGGCCTGCTGGGGGCCGACTTCATCGAAGAACACCTCAGGAGTGCCTGGGTGATCGCCGCCACCACCCTGATCTTCGCCGGCCTGCTGTGGTGGGCCGACGCCCGCGCCCGCCAGGTCAAGGACGAGCACCAGGCCGGCTGGGGCGGGGCCATGCTCATTGGCCTGGCCCAGGCCCTGGCGCTCATTCCCGGCACCTCCCGCTCCGGCATCACCATGACGGCGGCGCTGATGCTGGGCCTGAACCGCACCGCGGCGGCGCGCTTTTCCTTCCTGATGTCGATCCCGGCCATCGTCATGGCCGGCGGCTACGAGGGCATGAAGCTGATCAAGGCCGGCGAGGCGGTCAACTGGCAGCTGATCGGCCTGGGCGCCCTGGTGTCCTTCATCAGCGCCATCACCTGCATCCACTGGTTCCTGAAGCTGCTGGATCGCCTGGGCATGCTGCCCTTCGTTGTCTACCGGCTGCTACTGGGCCTGGGGCTGATCGCCTTCCTGAGCCTGGCGTAA
- the folK gene encoding 2-amino-4-hydroxy-6-hydroxymethyldihydropteridine diphosphokinase, protein MARIYISLGSNIEPEQHIRAGLDALQQAFGTLTLSPVFEAEPVGFVSDNFINLVVATDTALDLAAVVAKLKGIEFALGRQDSIKKLAPRILDLDLLLYDQLCTLEPVVLPRPEITRHAFVLWPLAELAPELELPGTTDTLGDLWARFDAPQQLWKRPFDWAPKTES, encoded by the coding sequence ATGGCCAGGATCTACATCAGCCTGGGCTCCAATATCGAACCGGAGCAGCATATCCGCGCCGGTTTGGACGCCCTTCAGCAGGCCTTTGGCACACTGACCCTGTCGCCGGTGTTCGAGGCCGAGCCGGTGGGCTTTGTCTCCGACAACTTCATCAACCTGGTGGTGGCCACCGACACGGCCCTGGATCTGGCCGCCGTGGTGGCGAAGCTGAAAGGCATCGAATTCGCCCTGGGCCGCCAGGACAGCATCAAGAAGCTGGCGCCGCGGATCCTGGATCTGGATCTGCTGCTCTACGACCAGCTCTGCACCCTGGAGCCGGTGGTGTTGCCCAGGCCGGAGATCACCCGCCACGCCTTCGTGCTCTGGCCCCTGGCGGAGCTGGCGCCCGAGCTGGAGCTGCCCGGCACGACCGACACCCTGGGTGACCTCTGGGCGCGTTTCGACGCCCCGCAACAATTGTGGAAGCGGCCCTTTGACTGGGCCCCCAAGACGGAGTCTTGA
- the folB gene encoding dihydroneopterin aldolase, protein MDSIFIEGLEVYAVIGIYDWEKTQQRKLVFDLEMASDIAAAARGDDYGQALCYASVSQWITDYTQQHRFELIETLAERIAAGVMAEFSVKWLRLRLSKPGAVANARNVGLVIERGSRP, encoded by the coding sequence ATGGACAGCATCTTTATCGAAGGCCTGGAAGTCTATGCCGTGATCGGCATCTACGACTGGGAAAAGACCCAGCAGCGCAAGCTCGTCTTCGACCTGGAGATGGCCAGCGACATCGCGGCCGCCGCCCGGGGCGACGACTACGGCCAGGCCCTGTGCTACGCCAGCGTCTCCCAGTGGATCACCGACTATACCCAGCAGCATCGGTTCGAGCTGATCGAAACCCTGGCCGAGCGCATCGCCGCCGGCGTCATGGCCGAGTTCAGCGTCAAATGGCTGCGCCTGAGGCTGTCCAAGCCCGGCGCCGTGGCCAATGCCCGCAACGTTGGCCTGGTCATCGAGCGGGGCAGCCGCCCCTGA